Proteins from a genomic interval of Coccinella septempunctata chromosome 2, icCocSept1.1, whole genome shotgun sequence:
- the LOC123308816 gene encoding ankyrin repeat, PH and SEC7 domain containing protein secG-like, whose protein sequence is MDMNRRLFQDYPLHETCLHGTFESLKKMVKSGKFFIDCESPTGVTPMGIVAVRLYVYRPQDVDSRSVREYERKIIFLLQNGANPLKKWCGGTIADLIFQGGNQSMIHLMFKYFEDVNTPLNSFGHTALISAIRRGYYKTAEMLLGMKADVNKGCFVKETPLHHAASSGRADLFHLLMKHGASMELRSDLGETPLHSACYHAEDEEIIKMYIECDRNLNATDNEGCTPLHKLFIKFSETSAVSEGLVEVFLDRGADLNVKDCRGLSPLSWCIKKKNAPVALLFLRNGANLDITEQEAVPVLKYLRRVLLENTPLGQTVLKYIALEISKGTRINRALEEYLSQREGLTEYLAKCYREIEKLRKRKIRNTSVNYWRLLTKSVAELARYANNPSIIGAMRKYRVGTYPIYGREIAYKFGKAKRRQKLMAVSSDMFNRYWEGKMPSLFVKMVTDHLSITDMENVKAAEQHTS, encoded by the exons atggacATGAATAGGAGATTATTCCAGGATTATCCTCTGCATGAAACATGCCTTCATGGAACGTTCGAGTCtctgaaaaaaatggtgaaatctGGCAAGTTTTTCATCGACTGCGAAAGTCCAACTGGCGTTACACCTATGGGAATAGTCGCAGTGAGATTATATGTGTATCGGCCCCAGGATGTGGATTCAAGATCTGTTAGGGAATATGAAAGGAAAATAATATTCCTTCTGCAGAATGGTGCCAATCCGTTGAAGAAATGGTGCGGAGGAACTATAGCCGACCTGATATTTCAAGGAGGAA acCAATCAATGATACACTTGATGTTCAAGTATTTCGAAGACGTGAACACACCTCTGAATTCTTTCGGGCACACAGCGCTCATTTCGGCTATCCGAAGAGGATACTACAAAACTGCCGAAATGTTGTTGGGCATGAAAGCCGATGTCAACAAGGGATGCTTTGTTAAGGAGACACCTCTCCACCATGCAGCTTCTTCTGGCAGAGCAGATCTTTTCCATCTACTGATGAAACATGGGGCAAGCATGGAGTTGAGGAGCGATCTGGGAGAAACTCCTCTTCATTCAGCTTGTTACCATGCGGAAGATGAGGAGATAATAAAGATGTATATAGAGTGTGATCGGAATTTGAACGCAACGGATAATGAAGGTTGCACACCGCTGCATAAACTCTTCATTAAATTCTCCGAAACATCGGCTGTGTCAGAAGGATTGGTGGAGGTGTTTCTGGACAGAGGAGCCGATTTGAACGTCAAGGACTGTCGAGGATTGTCCCCACTCTCTTGGTGTATCAAGAAGAAAAATGCACCTGTAGCTTTGCTATTTCTCCGGAACGGTGCCAACTTAGATATTACAGAACAAGAAGCGGTGCCTGTTCTGAAATATCTAAGAAGGGTTTTGTTAGAGAACACCCCGCTTGGACAGACCGTGCTCAAATATATAGCTCTGGAGATCTCGAAGGGCACCAGAATCAACAGAGCTCTGGAGGAATATTTGAGCCAGCGGGAAGGGTTAACTGAATATCTGGCAAAATGTTACCGGGAAATAGAGAAGCTCCGGAAAAGAAAAATTAGGAACACCAGCGTCAATTATTGGAGGCTTCTTACGAAATCTGTAGCAGAGTTAGCGAGGTACGCTAATAACCCTTCAATAATTGGCGCAATGAGAAAATACCGAGTGGGGACTTATCCAATTTACGGTCGAGAGATCGCCTATAAGTTTGGCAAGGCAAAAAGGCGACAAAAACTTATGGCAGTTTCATCGGATATGTTCAACCGATATTGGGAGGGAaaaatgccatcactttttGTGAAAATGGTGACGGATCATCTCTCCATAACCGACATGGAAAATGTTAAGGCTGCCGAACAACATACTAGTTGA